From Lawsonia intracellularis PHE/MN1-00, the proteins below share one genomic window:
- a CDS encoding lytic transglycosylase domain-containing protein — MYQVITVIFILRSRAMRIKVSHYLMLLLLLLNFGILEGCGNKKLSGSDRFVSTRSYSRCKEEKTGTVYLPADDGTPLNKTEFNAFNSKGQFDRNIDSKDMRDILLHFKKYVRHERKTVEINVQRASRYLHHIIKTFRQEGLPDELAYLAFIESGYNPCARSCTGASGVWQFTCATGKYYGMSKNSWVDKRRDPYESTRAAAQYLKRLHQIFNDWHLAITAYNAGEGRVSRALAASGAKSFFELRRRNKCIPEKNRLSEEGKQYLPKFLAICKIIRNLKQLGFEPIELSKSQKMVELKAKPGTNLKTLSRHLGMSWDEFFAHNAAYLKHTTPPGVHSTIYVPHHKVRMAHAFLNKKSKSKTYMADRGKYRVVRGDTISSIAKKTGVSIADLKDANPHYGSLRVGTILTIPSSSKMVANYVEPEIYQEKTVQDTKNSQNTKVQFHTVKKGDTLFSIAKYYGITQDCLVTANNLSHTDISVGQQLYIPIEKISPMAMLKKDPEQVQPKRIVQYQVQQGDSLWSIARKFNVPPIDLLSLNNLSRQSKLRPGDYVQVAIN, encoded by the coding sequence GTGTACCAAGTTATAACTGTTATATTTATTCTTAGGTCAAGAGCAATGAGAATAAAGGTTTCTCATTACTTAATGCTTTTATTACTTCTACTGAACTTTGGAATATTAGAAGGTTGTGGAAATAAAAAACTTTCTGGCAGTGATAGGTTTGTTTCTACAAGGAGTTATAGCCGTTGTAAAGAAGAAAAAACAGGTACTGTTTATCTTCCTGCAGATGACGGAACACCTTTAAATAAAACAGAATTCAATGCTTTTAATTCAAAAGGTCAATTTGATAGAAATATTGATTCAAAGGATATGAGAGATATTTTATTACACTTTAAAAAGTATGTACGTCATGAGCGTAAAACTGTTGAAATAAATGTGCAGCGTGCTAGTAGATATCTTCATCATATTATTAAAACTTTTAGGCAAGAAGGACTACCTGATGAGTTGGCGTATTTAGCTTTTATTGAAAGTGGTTATAATCCATGTGCTCGTTCTTGTACAGGTGCATCAGGAGTTTGGCAGTTTACTTGTGCAACAGGAAAGTACTATGGGATGTCCAAAAACTCTTGGGTTGATAAAAGGCGTGATCCTTATGAGTCAACTCGTGCAGCAGCTCAATATTTAAAAAGATTACATCAAATTTTTAATGATTGGCATCTTGCTATTACAGCTTATAATGCTGGAGAAGGGCGTGTTTCTCGTGCTCTTGCTGCTAGTGGAGCAAAGTCTTTTTTTGAGCTTAGAAGACGTAATAAGTGTATTCCAGAAAAAAATCGTCTTTCTGAAGAAGGAAAGCAATATTTACCCAAGTTTTTAGCAATTTGTAAGATTATAAGAAACTTAAAGCAGTTAGGATTTGAACCTATTGAATTGTCTAAATCACAGAAAATGGTTGAATTAAAAGCAAAACCAGGAACAAATTTAAAAACACTTTCAAGGCATCTTGGTATGAGTTGGGATGAATTTTTTGCACATAATGCAGCATACTTAAAACATACTACTCCACCAGGTGTACATAGTACTATTTATGTTCCACATCATAAAGTTCGAATGGCTCATGCTTTTTTGAATAAAAAGTCGAAATCTAAAACATATATGGCGGATAGAGGAAAATATAGAGTTGTTAGGGGAGACACTATTTCCTCTATAGCAAAAAAAACAGGTGTTTCTATTGCTGACTTGAAAGATGCAAATCCTCATTATGGCTCTTTAAGGGTTGGTACTATCCTTACTATACCATCTTCGTCAAAAATGGTGGCAAACTATGTAGAGCCAGAAATATATCAAGAAAAAACAGTTCAGGATACTAAAAACTCTCAGAATACAAAAGTACAATTCCATACTGTAAAGAAAGGAGATACACTTTTTTCTATTGCTAAATATTATGGTATAACTCAAGATTGTTTAGTAACTGCTAATAATTTGTCTCATACAGATATTAGTGTGGGGCAACAACTTTACATTCCTATAGAAAAAATATCACCTATGGCAATGTTGAAAAAGGATCCAGAGCAAGTTCAGCCTAAACGTATTGTTCAATATCAGGTACAACAAGGGGATAGTTTATGGAGTATTGCTAGAAAATTTAATGTTCCTCCTATTGACCTACTTTCTTTAAATAACTTAAGCCGTCAAAGTAAACTTCGACCTGGAGATTATGTTCAAGTTGCTATAAATTGA
- a CDS encoding ABC transporter permease: protein MKTTFKYLLAIVIIVVLWKIGSIIIGENILPNPTKVLIYFYNSLKTKLFLTHAGISILRISVAMALAWFTAFPFGLLLGTKHLVDTIFSPIIFLTYPIPKIVLLPIFLTLFGLGESPKILLITLTTGYQILIATRASALNIDKKYRDSFRSIGGTPSQELQHVIIPATLPNALVALKISSGTATAVLFMVESFATQSGLGFLIMDGWGRGNMLQMYTGILAMSLLGMGLHEFFNAIERYLCRWNHLHSGLAT from the coding sequence ATGAAAACAACATTTAAATACCTCTTAGCTATAGTTATAATAGTTGTCCTATGGAAGATTGGAAGTATCATTATTGGGGAAAATATTTTACCTAACCCAACAAAAGTTCTTATCTACTTTTATAATAGTTTAAAAACAAAACTCTTTTTAACTCACGCAGGTATAAGTATTTTGAGAATATCTGTTGCTATGGCACTTGCATGGTTTACAGCTTTTCCTTTTGGCCTACTTCTTGGTACTAAACATTTAGTAGATACTATTTTTTCTCCTATCATTTTCTTAACATATCCCATTCCTAAAATTGTTCTACTTCCTATTTTTCTAACTCTTTTTGGTCTTGGTGAGTCGCCTAAAATTTTACTCATCACACTTACAACAGGCTATCAAATACTTATTGCTACCCGAGCAAGTGCCCTCAACATTGACAAAAAATACCGTGACTCTTTTCGATCTATTGGAGGAACACCATCACAAGAACTACAACATGTTATTATTCCTGCGACATTACCTAATGCTTTAGTAGCTCTAAAAATTTCTAGTGGAACAGCTACAGCCGTACTTTTTATGGTTGAATCTTTTGCCACACAATCCGGCCTAGGTTTTCTTATTATGGATGGATGGGGTCGAGGCAATATGCTACAGATGTATACAGGAATTTTAGCAATGAGTCTTCTTGGAATGGGTCTTCATGAATTCTTTAATGCAATTGAAAGATACCTCTGCCGCTGGAATCATCTCCACTCAGGATTAGCAACTTAA
- a CDS encoding ABC transporter ATP-binding protein: MSFHGISVVNINKIYNNTLILHNLSFKIPAGETLSIIGPSGCGKTTLLYILSGLEKATSGDVSLYSKKIAFILQDYGLFPWKTVEENILLPLLLQSTPIKEQKKALKEILEELQLVGLEKRYPIQLSGGQRQRVAIGRALVTKPDILFMDEPFCSLDAITRERLQNTLFKIWQHRKITFVLVTHDIIEATFLGKYIMVLTPTPSPSMYWIENSTFNTRHCRTHETFFKITSKLQQLLIPIPSCDKENI; this comes from the coding sequence ATGAGCTTTCATGGTATTTCAGTAGTAAATATAAATAAAATATATAATAATACTCTAATTCTCCATAATCTTTCTTTTAAAATTCCTGCTGGAGAAACTCTCTCTATTATTGGTCCTTCAGGATGTGGGAAAACAACTCTCCTCTATATTCTTTCAGGACTTGAAAAAGCAACTTCAGGTGATGTATCACTATATAGCAAAAAAATAGCTTTTATTCTCCAAGACTATGGACTTTTCCCATGGAAAACTGTTGAAGAAAATATACTTTTACCACTATTACTCCAATCTACTCCTATAAAAGAACAAAAAAAAGCCCTTAAAGAAATATTAGAAGAACTCCAACTTGTAGGACTTGAAAAAAGATATCCAATACAATTATCAGGAGGACAAAGACAACGAGTTGCTATTGGAAGGGCCTTAGTAACAAAACCAGATATTCTTTTTATGGATGAACCATTCTGCTCTCTTGATGCTATTACAAGGGAACGGTTACAGAATACACTTTTTAAAATATGGCAACATAGAAAAATAACTTTTGTTCTTGTAACTCACGACATCATAGAAGCTACATTTTTAGGGAAATATATCATGGTTCTTACACCTACTCCTTCTCCATCTATGTACTGGATAGAAAACTCTACTTTCAATACTAGACATTGCCGTACCCATGAAACATTCTTTAAAATTACATCAAAACTCCAACAACTCCTTATACCTATCCCTAGCTGTGATAAAGAAAATATATGA
- a CDS encoding ABC transporter substrate-binding protein, protein MIIIRIFLFLLIMSYTQLAQSAINIGTLPAASSIILHVAIDEGLFADQGLEVNLVPFRSTVELSSAMRAGMLDGHFTDIVTVLLQNETGVPQQIVATVARSTTQHRNFGIAVSQKSSIQSPNDLKNTPIAISKATIIEFLASRLLQKAHLPPTSCPLTDINRIALRTQLLMSNKIEAALLVEPLLSLAESNGSKVILDDKGLNLVFAVIALRKEVLSDNIAQSFRNALLEAAKRINANPDTYRTLMVNKDLLPQDVVMTFAMPFFDIEKEPLPNSADIETFANWMISSKLLQTSPSYEEIVLQ, encoded by the coding sequence ATGATTATTATTCGCATTTTTCTTTTTTTACTTATTATGAGTTATACTCAACTTGCCCAAAGTGCTATAAATATAGGTACACTGCCTGCAGCATCTTCTATCATTTTACATGTTGCTATTGATGAAGGCCTCTTTGCTGATCAAGGCCTTGAAGTGAATCTTGTACCTTTTAGAAGTACAGTTGAACTTAGTTCTGCTATGCGTGCAGGTATGCTTGATGGACATTTTACCGATATTGTCACTGTTCTTCTCCAAAATGAAACAGGTGTCCCACAGCAAATTGTGGCAACAGTAGCACGATCAACAACACAACATCGCAATTTTGGTATTGCTGTTTCTCAAAAATCTTCAATTCAATCTCCTAACGATTTAAAAAATACACCTATTGCTATTTCCAAAGCTACTATTATCGAATTTTTAGCTTCAAGACTCCTACAAAAAGCTCATTTACCCCCAACAAGTTGCCCGCTAACTGATATCAACAGGATTGCTTTACGCACACAGCTTCTCATGTCAAATAAGATTGAAGCAGCCCTATTAGTAGAACCATTACTATCGTTAGCAGAAAGTAATGGCTCAAAAGTTATCCTTGATGATAAGGGACTTAATCTTGTTTTTGCTGTTATTGCATTACGTAAAGAAGTATTAAGTGATAACATAGCACAATCTTTTCGTAATGCATTGTTAGAAGCCGCAAAACGTATCAATGCTAACCCAGATACCTACCGTACACTTATGGTTAACAAAGACTTGCTTCCTCAAGATGTTGTTATGACTTTTGCTATGCCTTTTTTTGATATTGAAAAAGAACCATTACCTAATTCAGCTGATATAGAAACCTTTGCAAATTGGATGATATCTTCAAAACTATTACAAACATCTCCTAGCTATGAGGAAATAGTTCTACAATGA
- a CDS encoding DUF1269 domain-containing protein, whose translation MQTLIVVTYDTELKAEEVRLDFLKMQKEYLVALEDAVVVVRKPDGKIKLHQMYNLTAGGAVSGGFWGTLIGLIFLNPLLGLAVGASAGAIAGALSDVGISDDFMKNLAKQLTPGSSALFVLVNSNITDKVLDALHGTGGVIIQSSLSHADEAKLQEALNGMSSNDDSSN comes from the coding sequence GTGCAAACTTTAATTGTTGTAACCTATGATACCGAGTTAAAAGCAGAAGAAGTTAGATTAGACTTTTTAAAGATGCAAAAAGAATATCTAGTTGCATTAGAAGATGCTGTAGTTGTGGTACGTAAACCAGATGGGAAAATAAAGCTACATCAAATGTATAATCTCACAGCTGGAGGAGCTGTTAGTGGAGGTTTTTGGGGAACACTTATTGGTTTAATCTTTTTAAATCCACTATTGGGATTAGCTGTAGGAGCAAGTGCAGGTGCCATTGCTGGTGCTTTAAGTGATGTTGGTATTAGTGATGATTTTATGAAAAATCTTGCAAAACAGTTAACTCCAGGATCATCAGCATTATTTGTATTAGTAAATTCAAATATTACTGACAAGGTATTAGACGCACTTCATGGTACAGGTGGAGTAATCATTCAATCATCATTATCCCATGCAGACGAAGCAAAATTACAAGAAGCTCTTAATGGTATGTCATCTAATGATGATAGTAGTAACTAA
- a CDS encoding DeoR/GlpR family DNA-binding transcription regulator: MINKTTKRHKALQEFLAARGYATIEDLARHFDVTPQTVRKDINRLASDGKVQRFHGGAGMPLGSENIVYDERKSICSEEKNRIARLLANHIPDGASLFINIGTTTEEAARALLEHKNLRILTNSLNVAAICARNSSFDVLVACGTVRHKDHGIVGASAERFMSEFRMDYGIIGISGIDESGNLLDYDYREVAVARTIIEYSRVVFLATDSSKFGRPAMVRVGGLSNVKAIFTDGPLEEKWRQLVESSGTELFIA, translated from the coding sequence ATGATAAATAAGACAACTAAGCGCCATAAAGCATTGCAAGAATTTCTTGCTGCCCGTGGCTATGCAACTATTGAAGATCTTGCTAGACATTTTGATGTGACCCCACAAACTGTTCGTAAAGATATAAACAGATTAGCATCAGATGGAAAAGTTCAGAGATTCCATGGTGGTGCAGGAATGCCTCTTGGCTCTGAAAACATTGTTTACGATGAACGAAAGAGCATTTGTTCAGAGGAAAAAAATAGAATTGCAAGGTTACTTGCAAATCACATCCCTGATGGAGCATCACTTTTCATTAATATTGGGACAACAACCGAAGAGGCTGCTAGAGCGCTTCTTGAACATAAGAACTTAAGAATACTAACAAATAGTTTAAATGTAGCTGCTATTTGTGCAAGAAATAGCTCTTTTGATGTTCTTGTAGCTTGTGGTACAGTCCGACATAAAGATCACGGAATTGTAGGAGCAAGTGCAGAACGCTTTATGAGTGAATTCCGTATGGATTATGGTATCATAGGTATTTCTGGTATTGATGAATCTGGAAACTTGTTAGATTATGATTATAGAGAGGTTGCTGTAGCTAGAACGATTATTGAATATTCTAGAGTAGTATTTTTAGCAACAGATAGCTCTAAATTTGGTCGACCTGCTATGGTTAGAGTAGGTGGGTTATCAAATGTAAAAGCTATTTTTACTGATGGACCATTAGAAGAAAAGTGGCGTCAGTTAGTGGAGAGTTCAGGAACAGAACTTTTTATAGCCTGA
- the nadD gene encoding nicotinate (nicotinamide) nucleotide adenylyltransferase has translation MNQKLIGILGGTFNPVHSAHINIALAAIKYMHLEQIQFIPCMVPPHKTTKNVIPFQLRVDLLQAAIQGNPLLSINTIESILPQPSYTWNMLNYWKKLHTLHQPLFILSDEDFAMLDTWYNGLELPSITNFLIIPRSTNKKQSFSSTLKRFWNCTTIIQDRHNKMVSYASIFKNLYCFFLNTPIMDIRSSNIRSAWKGGVYLNHTMPTPVTKMLEYHQNILKKLWK, from the coding sequence ATGAATCAAAAACTTATTGGAATACTTGGAGGAACATTCAATCCTGTACACTCAGCACATATAAACATTGCATTAGCTGCAATAAAATATATGCATCTAGAGCAAATACAATTCATACCATGTATGGTACCTCCTCATAAAACAACTAAAAATGTTATTCCATTTCAACTACGTGTGGATCTTTTGCAAGCTGCTATACAGGGAAATCCATTATTATCTATTAACACTATAGAATCTATATTGCCTCAACCATCATACACTTGGAACATGCTCAATTACTGGAAGAAACTACATACTCTTCATCAGCCACTTTTTATTTTAAGTGATGAAGATTTTGCCATGCTAGATACATGGTATAATGGTCTTGAACTACCTAGTATTACAAATTTCTTAATAATTCCAAGATCTACAAACAAAAAACAATCATTTTCATCAACACTAAAACGCTTTTGGAATTGCACTACAATAATACAAGATCGTCATAACAAAATGGTAAGTTATGCATCAATATTTAAAAATTTATACTGTTTCTTTCTTAATACTCCTATAATGGATATACGCTCCTCAAATATCAGATCCGCATGGAAAGGAGGAGTGTACCTAAATCATACAATGCCAACACCTGTCACAAAAATGTTAGAATATCACCAGAATATATTAAAAAAATTATGGAAATAA
- a CDS encoding tetratricopeptide repeat protein: MIIPFRHKEQNSSLEQIADPQVEYIENSSPLLSFIIRHSKTIIAFFLILLSIVIIAGVWSWYSSREEIKAQAALGQILINSVSTEQFDTLIKFEKTAPTALQKGIILQLAFWAVQLEQYQKAAEEYGILYNKDPKGAIGILSGLNQADLLQRTGNWKEALNVLLSLEEVASNPILTGIYESQAICAEHIGEKNIAISAYKKLIDELNITGVDATYYENKLTILSNS, encoded by the coding sequence ATGATTATTCCTTTTCGTCATAAAGAACAAAATTCTTCATTAGAACAAATAGCTGATCCACAAGTAGAGTATATAGAAAATTCTAGTCCTTTATTGTCATTTATTATTAGACATTCAAAAACTATTATAGCTTTTTTTCTTATATTACTAAGCATAGTAATTATTGCTGGAGTCTGGAGTTGGTATAGTTCTCGTGAAGAAATAAAGGCACAAGCAGCACTTGGTCAAATTTTAATTAATTCGGTATCTACTGAACAATTTGATACATTGATAAAGTTTGAAAAAACAGCTCCTACTGCTTTACAAAAAGGCATTATTCTTCAATTAGCATTTTGGGCTGTTCAATTAGAACAATATCAAAAGGCTGCTGAAGAGTATGGTATCTTATATAATAAAGATCCTAAAGGTGCTATTGGTATTTTATCAGGCCTTAATCAGGCGGATCTTTTACAAAGAACTGGTAACTGGAAAGAAGCATTAAATGTATTATTAAGTCTTGAAGAAGTTGCTTCAAATCCTATCTTAACAGGAATTTATGAGTCACAAGCTATATGTGCTGAACATATAGGAGAAAAAAATATTGCTATATCTGCTTATAAGAAGCTTATAGATGAATTAAATATAACAGGAGTTGACGCTACATACTATGAAAATAAGCTTACAATATTAAGTAATAGTTAA
- a CDS encoding MucR family transcriptional regulator — translation MDDFLKEALDIVKAQASVRVMAEDEIISMVRRLSSGIKVVSEGDCIQEEQAPTELQMDPRKSVKEKSITCLECGRTFKILTRKHLRSHGLDANEYREKWGLKKDTPLVCKSLQRERRNKMKDMKLWEKRRKS, via the coding sequence ATGGATGATTTTTTAAAAGAAGCATTAGATATAGTAAAAGCACAAGCCAGCGTTCGGGTAATGGCAGAAGATGAAATTATTTCTATGGTTCGTCGTCTTTCTTCAGGTATAAAGGTTGTTTCTGAAGGTGATTGCATTCAAGAAGAGCAGGCACCAACAGAATTACAAATGGATCCCCGTAAGTCAGTTAAAGAAAAATCTATTACTTGTCTTGAGTGTGGTAGGACATTTAAAATTTTGACACGTAAACATTTACGTAGTCATGGGCTTGACGCCAATGAATATCGTGAAAAGTGGGGACTAAAAAAAGATACCCCGTTAGTATGTAAAAGTTTACAACGTGAACGTCGTAATAAAATGAAAGATATGAAGCTTTGGGAAAAGCGTAGAAAGAGTTAA
- the lolA gene encoding outer membrane lipoprotein chaperone LolA yields MSQKFSMLQLILFFLTFIFYSYITDSYAESIPIVKELQQSYQSIKNFSATFTQELTHQESGSKETRIGKLFFKKPLLVRWETNTPHEELLLINTNAVWDYLPDENLVYKYSTDIVKDSTSIIQVITGQVRLDKNFSIIENNNNNNNELIFLKLYPKEPTTQMVEAFLWINKKSLLIHKVQSIDFYGNTNTITFINITPNTHIDNNIFQFTPPKDVTIENLQDSSTPERPLFN; encoded by the coding sequence ATGTCACAAAAATTTTCTATGCTACAACTAATATTATTTTTTTTAACTTTTATATTTTATTCATATATAACAGATAGTTATGCAGAGTCTATACCAATAGTAAAAGAATTACAGCAATCATATCAATCCATTAAAAACTTTTCTGCAACATTTACTCAAGAACTTACTCATCAAGAAAGTGGGTCCAAAGAAACACGTATTGGGAAACTCTTTTTTAAAAAACCACTTCTTGTCAGATGGGAAACAAACACACCTCATGAAGAACTTCTTCTTATTAATACCAATGCTGTATGGGATTATCTTCCTGATGAAAACCTTGTTTATAAGTACTCTACAGATATTGTAAAAGATTCCACATCTATTATTCAGGTTATTACTGGACAAGTACGACTTGATAAAAACTTCTCAATTATTGAAAATAATAATAATAATAATAATGAGCTAATCTTCCTTAAATTATACCCAAAAGAACCAACGACTCAAATGGTTGAGGCATTTTTATGGATTAATAAAAAAAGTTTACTCATTCACAAAGTACAATCAATTGATTTTTATGGAAATACAAATACTATTACTTTTATTAATATTACACCCAATACTCATATTGATAATAACATATTTCAATTTACTCCACCTAAAGATGTTACTATAGAAAATTTACAAGATTCATCTACACCAGAACGACCACTATTTAATTAG
- a CDS encoding DNA translocase FtsK, translating into MIYSGKENKSTRNLSLQQSRPNNETPPEDNNQKLARELFGLFLIFWGLLVLLSLLSHDQRDPSLNHVVSNFSKAHNQAGIFGAYISGLLVDIFGFSAIVWPAIFIAWGAGCITTWLTIPWWRWLGFFILSFCLISFGAAWNFGIGDVRGGGIIGMTIYKQSSIIFGTIGSTLIWLFLFFISLEFAFGIAWLNILHRLQNIIKNKIEKYDISLKTICSICLNYNWLCFIQNYFPFKKQEEYIDIIPLYEIHNPTLQPAYPYDSSLLHNTLAHQYTGIATLSSYRSERIQYSHTSNNQLWNIPHSLQETLKKSHKKSIISTTYNEFTSPDITPLTLEDDTFEDTHIDIDKLENLDTIDITTHPLITSPTTNKYEEQIQHTSSNNLPKLLESFSETSSIPTSTALRQTTNLVKHKLPLPSLSLLHSSTENDILPSQLTLKEKSKKVMDCLSDFNIQGELVRVTPGPVITLFEIRPAPGVRVSRIANLSDDLARSLMAEAVRIQAPVPGSDTVGIEIPNENRSLVSFKTLIQSKAFKNSSSPLSMALGKDIEGKSTVKDLATMPHILVAGTTGAGKSVCLNTILLSFLYNATPTDLKLILIDPKRVELAMYTQLPHLIHPVVTEPALAKVALEWAVYEMDRRYNCLARLGVKHFNEFNKKLLSIGNNKPEEFADLTYLPYLVVIIDELADLMMTAGKEVEGSIVRLAQLARAAGIHLIVATQRPSVDVVTGLIKANFPSRIAFQVANKYDSRTILDATGAEQLLGKGDMLFKPNGGKIQRLHGAFVTDEEVTAVTEYWRKQQAPVYEVDFSNWNNPLNINNTTTSNTNTKTPFSSSDEESLYAEAITFVQEQGRMSISLLQRRFRIGFNKAARFVERMEEEGILPPTIRGNRSRTIRSN; encoded by the coding sequence ATGATATATTCAGGCAAAGAAAATAAATCTACCCGAAATCTATCTCTTCAACAGAGTAGACCAAATAATGAAACACCTCCTGAAGATAATAATCAAAAACTTGCTCGTGAGTTATTTGGACTTTTCCTCATTTTCTGGGGATTGCTTGTCCTTTTAAGCCTACTTTCTCATGATCAACGAGATCCTAGTCTTAACCATGTAGTAAGTAATTTTTCAAAAGCTCATAATCAAGCAGGAATATTTGGTGCATATATCAGTGGGCTATTGGTAGATATATTTGGATTCTCTGCTATTGTTTGGCCAGCCATATTTATAGCATGGGGCGCTGGATGTATTACTACTTGGCTAACTATTCCTTGGTGGCGTTGGCTTGGATTTTTTATTCTTTCATTTTGCCTCATTTCCTTTGGTGCTGCATGGAACTTTGGTATTGGTGATGTTAGAGGTGGTGGCATCATAGGTATGACCATTTATAAACAATCTTCTATAATTTTTGGTACTATTGGTTCCACTCTTATTTGGCTTTTTTTATTCTTTATTTCTCTTGAATTTGCCTTTGGTATTGCATGGTTAAATATTCTTCATCGCCTTCAAAATATTATTAAAAATAAAATTGAAAAATATGACATTTCTTTAAAAACTATATGTTCAATATGTTTAAACTATAATTGGCTTTGTTTTATACAAAACTATTTTCCCTTTAAAAAACAAGAAGAATATATTGATATTATCCCATTATATGAAATTCATAACCCTACTCTGCAACCTGCTTACCCTTATGATTCTTCTTTATTACATAATACCCTTGCCCATCAGTATACAGGTATTGCTACGCTATCAAGCTATCGATCTGAAAGAATACAATATTCTCATACATCAAACAATCAACTATGGAACATACCACATTCTTTACAAGAAACATTAAAAAAGTCCCATAAGAAAAGCATAATCTCTACGACCTATAACGAATTCACTTCTCCTGACATAACTCCTCTAACACTCGAAGATGATACCTTTGAAGATACTCATATCGATATAGATAAATTAGAAAATTTAGACACAATAGATATCACCACACATCCATTGATAACCTCTCCTACGACTAACAAGTATGAGGAACAAATCCAACATACTTCTTCCAATAATTTACCAAAGCTACTAGAGTCATTCTCAGAAACATCTAGTATACCAACTTCAACAGCTTTGCGACAAACAACTAATCTTGTAAAACACAAACTACCATTACCTTCCTTATCCCTTCTTCATTCTTCTACAGAAAATGATATACTACCATCTCAACTTACTCTTAAAGAAAAAAGTAAAAAAGTGATGGATTGTCTTAGTGACTTTAATATTCAAGGAGAATTAGTTCGTGTTACACCAGGTCCAGTTATTACACTTTTTGAAATACGCCCAGCACCTGGAGTCCGTGTAAGTAGAATAGCAAACCTTAGTGATGATCTTGCAAGAAGTCTGATGGCTGAAGCCGTACGTATTCAAGCACCTGTTCCAGGTAGTGATACAGTTGGTATTGAAATACCAAATGAAAATAGATCACTGGTAAGCTTTAAAACACTTATACAGTCTAAAGCATTCAAAAACAGCTCATCACCATTAAGTATGGCCCTCGGTAAAGACATAGAAGGAAAGTCAACAGTCAAAGACTTGGCAACAATGCCACACATTCTTGTGGCAGGAACAACAGGCGCAGGGAAAAGTGTATGTCTTAATACAATACTATTAAGCTTTCTCTATAATGCTACTCCTACTGACTTGAAACTCATACTTATTGATCCTAAGAGGGTAGAACTAGCTATGTATACACAATTACCACACCTTATACATCCTGTTGTTACAGAACCTGCACTTGCTAAAGTAGCCTTAGAATGGGCTGTTTATGAAATGGATAGACGCTACAACTGTCTTGCACGCCTTGGAGTAAAACATTTTAATGAGTTTAATAAAAAATTACTTAGCATTGGCAATAACAAACCTGAAGAATTTGCAGATTTAACATACCTCCCTTACCTTGTAGTTATTATTGACGAACTTGCAGACCTTATGATGACTGCAGGAAAAGAAGTTGAAGGCTCAATTGTTCGCCTTGCACAGCTTGCTCGAGCTGCAGGAATACACCTTATTGTGGCAACACAACGTCCTAGTGTAGATGTAGTAACTGGACTTATTAAAGCAAACTTTCCCTCTCGTATTGCATTTCAAGTAGCTAATAAATATGATTCACGTACAATCCTAGATGCCACAGGTGCAGAACAACTTCTTGGGAAAGGTGATATGCTTTTTAAACCAAATGGTGGGAAGATTCAAAGACTTCATGGAGCTTTTGTCACAGATGAGGAAGTAACTGCTGTTACTGAATACTGGAGAAAACAACAAGCACCAGTATATGAAGTAGATTTTTCTAATTGGAATAACCCTCTCAATATAAATAATACTACAACTAGTAATACAAATACAAAAACTCCTTTTAGCTCAAGTGACGAAGAATCGTTATATGCTGAAGCTATTACTTTTGTTCAAGAACAAGGTAGAATGTCTATTTCTCTATTACAACGACGGTTCCGTATAGGCTTTAATAAGGCTGCTCGTTTTGTAGAAAGAATGGAAGAAGAAGGCATACTTCCTCCTACAATACGTGGAAATCGTTCACGTACTATACGTTCAAATTAG